The following proteins are co-located in the Streptomyces sp. NBC_00435 genome:
- a CDS encoding discoidin domain-containing protein produces the protein MQSRRFPALPRALRRSRTLIAFGVGASLIGFTPWLGVTSSAAAGRGPEPRPAPVPFDQQTATGSPHHGIVPANAMEPSAPVLDRTGWTAAASDEETGGESGRAANVLDGDTGTLWHSKWSGTPTPLPHSITLDMKRTAVVSALVYTPRTNGSNGRVGEYGISLSTDGQNWAAPVATGTLADDAGAKTLGFAPQGARFVRLTALTEAGGRGPWSSASEINLLGDPGTPAATVDLPRTGWTAAASDEETGGESGRAANVLDGDTGTLWHSKWSGGTPTPLPHGITIDTHRTTAVSALVYHPRSSGPNGRAGAYTVTTSADGTAFGAPVAAGTWRDDDTVKTATFTRTENTRFVRLTVTTEAGARGPWTSAAEIRLSGPASPAVHGSWGRITGFPLVPVATAVLPGDKLLAWSAYALDRFGGSNGYTQTAILDLKTGKVTQRRIDNTGHDMFCPGIAMLADGRVLVTGGSNAEKASVYDPATDEWSATTSMNIARGYQAMTLLSTGEAFVLGGSWSGPAGDKAGEVWSPDTRTWRQLTGVSAVPASTADPAGPYRADNHMWLHATSGGKVLQLGPSKQMNWISTSGTGGITSAGTRADSADAMTGNAVAYDIGKLLTLGGSPAYEKTPATRRAYTVSISGSQVETARTGDMEYARAFSNSVVLPDGKVVVFGGQAYPVPFSDATSVLTPELWDPATGVFTPLATMAVPRNYHSVANLLPDGRIFSGGGGLCGDCATNHADGAVFTPPYLLNADGSPKARPEITGGVPSKAAPGASLTVSTQAPVASFVLMRAAAATHSTDNDQRRVPLVSAPAGAGAYTVSVPADTGVVLPGTYMLFALDAQGVPSTGRFITVS, from the coding sequence TTGCAGTCCAGGCGCTTCCCCGCCTTACCCCGCGCGCTACGCCGCTCGCGCACGCTCATAGCCTTCGGCGTCGGCGCGTCCCTGATCGGCTTCACGCCGTGGCTCGGCGTCACGAGCTCGGCCGCGGCCGGCCGCGGACCGGAACCCCGGCCCGCACCCGTCCCCTTCGACCAGCAGACGGCGACGGGGTCGCCGCACCACGGCATCGTTCCGGCGAACGCCATGGAGCCCTCGGCCCCGGTCCTCGACCGGACCGGATGGACGGCCGCGGCGAGCGACGAGGAGACGGGCGGTGAGAGCGGCCGCGCGGCCAACGTCCTCGACGGTGACACCGGCACCCTCTGGCACAGCAAGTGGTCCGGCACCCCCACCCCGCTCCCGCACAGCATCACCCTGGACATGAAGCGCACGGCCGTCGTCTCGGCGCTCGTCTACACGCCCCGCACCAACGGGTCCAACGGTCGCGTCGGCGAGTACGGCATCAGCCTCAGTACGGACGGGCAGAACTGGGCGGCCCCGGTCGCCACCGGCACGCTCGCGGACGACGCGGGTGCCAAGACCCTCGGGTTCGCCCCGCAGGGAGCCCGCTTCGTACGTCTGACCGCGCTCACCGAGGCGGGCGGCCGCGGTCCCTGGAGCTCGGCCTCCGAGATCAACCTGCTGGGCGACCCCGGCACCCCCGCCGCCACCGTCGACCTGCCCCGGACCGGATGGACGGCCGCGGCGAGCGACGAGGAGACGGGCGGTGAGAGCGGCCGCGCGGCCAACGTCCTCGACGGTGACACCGGCACCCTCTGGCACAGCAAGTGGTCCGGGGGCACCCCCACCCCGCTCCCGCACGGCATCACCATCGACACGCACCGCACGACGGCGGTCTCCGCGCTCGTCTACCATCCCCGGTCGAGCGGACCCAACGGCCGGGCGGGCGCGTACACCGTCACCACCAGCGCCGACGGCACCGCCTTCGGCGCCCCGGTGGCCGCGGGCACCTGGCGGGACGACGACACCGTCAAGACCGCCACCTTCACCCGTACCGAGAACACCCGCTTCGTACGGCTCACCGTGACCACGGAGGCCGGCGCCCGGGGCCCGTGGACCTCGGCCGCCGAGATACGCCTGAGCGGACCGGCCAGCCCCGCCGTCCACGGGTCCTGGGGTCGGATCACCGGCTTCCCCCTGGTCCCCGTGGCCACCGCCGTCCTGCCGGGTGACAAGCTGCTGGCCTGGTCGGCGTACGCGCTGGACCGCTTCGGCGGCAGCAACGGCTACACCCAGACCGCGATCCTGGACCTGAAGACGGGCAAGGTCACCCAGCGCCGCATCGACAACACGGGGCACGACATGTTCTGCCCCGGCATAGCCATGCTGGCCGACGGCCGGGTGCTGGTCACCGGGGGCAGCAACGCGGAGAAGGCCAGCGTCTACGATCCGGCCACCGACGAGTGGTCCGCCACCACCAGCATGAACATCGCCCGCGGCTACCAGGCCATGACGCTGCTCTCCACCGGTGAGGCCTTCGTCCTGGGCGGATCCTGGAGCGGGCCCGCCGGGGACAAGGCCGGCGAGGTCTGGTCGCCGGACACCCGGACCTGGCGTCAGCTCACCGGCGTCTCCGCCGTCCCGGCGTCCACCGCCGACCCGGCCGGACCCTACCGGGCCGACAACCACATGTGGCTGCACGCCACTTCGGGCGGCAAGGTACTGCAACTGGGCCCGAGCAAGCAGATGAACTGGATCTCGACCAGCGGTACGGGCGGCATCACCTCCGCCGGCACCCGGGCCGACAGTGCCGACGCGATGACCGGCAACGCGGTCGCCTACGACATCGGAAAGCTCCTCACCCTGGGCGGTTCGCCCGCCTACGAGAAGACCCCCGCCACCCGGCGCGCGTACACCGTGAGCATCTCGGGCAGTCAGGTCGAGACCGCCCGTACCGGGGACATGGAGTACGCCCGCGCCTTCAGCAACAGTGTCGTCCTGCCCGACGGCAAGGTCGTGGTCTTCGGCGGGCAGGCCTATCCGGTGCCGTTCAGTGACGCGACCTCGGTGCTGACGCCCGAGCTGTGGGACCCGGCCACGGGTGTCTTCACCCCGCTCGCGACCATGGCCGTCCCGCGCAACTACCACAGCGTGGCCAACCTGTTGCCGGACGGCCGGATCTTCTCCGGCGGCGGGGGCCTGTGCGGAGACTGCGCGACCAACCACGCCGACGGGGCCGTCTTCACCCCGCCGTACCTGCTCAACGCGGACGGATCACCGAAGGCGCGCCCCGAGATCACCGGAGGAGTCCCCTCCAAGGCTGCCCCCGGCGCCTCGCTCACGGTGTCCACCCAGGCTCCGGTGGCTTCGTTCGTCCTGATGCGGGCGGCGGCCGCGACCCACTCCACCGACAACGACCAGCGCCGGGTACCCCTGGTGTCGGCGCCCGCGGGCGCGGGCGCGTACACGGTGTCCGTACCCGCCGACACGGGCGTGGTGCTCCCGGGCACCTACATGCTCTTCGCCCTCGACGCCCAGGGGGTGCCGAGCACGGGCCGTTTCATCACCGTCTCCTGA
- a CDS encoding MBL fold metallo-hydrolase, producing the protein MTNTTNTTTNTTTDGTAGSATARATDAPLGRDAVYKILTTGYVGSTGPGVAATVSYVSDAGRHIVFDPGMVASREDILGPLAELGLGPDDITDVVLSHHHPDNTMNAGLFGRALVHDHKVEYAGDQWRNRDAEGYELTPSLRLIRTPGHSLEDITLLAGTGSGVVAFAGDLWWHADGPADDPVAPDRGVLRASRLRVLAAADLIVPGHGGAFAANGDVPL; encoded by the coding sequence ATGACGAACACGACGAACACCACGACGAACACCACGACGGACGGGACGGCGGGCAGCGCGACGGCCCGCGCCACGGACGCCCCGCTCGGCCGCGACGCCGTCTACAAGATCCTGACCACCGGCTACGTCGGCTCCACCGGCCCCGGTGTCGCCGCCACCGTCTCCTACGTGTCCGACGCCGGCCGGCACATCGTCTTCGACCCCGGCATGGTGGCGAGCCGCGAGGACATCCTCGGCCCGCTCGCGGAACTGGGGCTCGGCCCCGACGACATCACCGACGTGGTGCTCAGCCACCACCACCCGGACAACACCATGAACGCGGGGCTGTTCGGCCGGGCCCTGGTCCACGACCACAAGGTGGAGTACGCCGGCGACCAGTGGCGGAACCGGGACGCGGAGGGCTACGAACTCACCCCGTCGCTCCGGCTGATCCGCACTCCGGGGCACAGCCTCGAGGACATCACCCTGCTGGCCGGAACCGGCTCGGGCGTGGTCGCGTTCGCCGGTGACCTGTGGTGGCACGCGGACGGACCGGCCGACGACCCGGTGGCCCCGGACCGCGGGGTGCTGCGGGCGTCCCGGCTGCGGGTGCTGGCCGCTGCCGACCTGATCGTGCCCGGCCACGGCGGCGCGTTCGCGGCCAATGGCGACGTACCGCTGTAG